In one Sphingobium indicum B90A genomic region, the following are encoded:
- the rsfS gene encoding ribosome silencing factor, with product MTRPHPANDTAHNADSVAALHDLVLKSLDDDQAQETISIPLEGKSSIADHMVIASGRSSRQVASMAQKLAERIKQATGRSARVEGLPVADWVLIDAGDVIVHLFRPEVRSFYNLERMWGFVDAPVAGTA from the coding sequence TTGACCAGACCGCATCCCGCCAACGACACGGCTCATAATGCCGACAGCGTTGCCGCCCTGCACGACCTTGTCTTGAAGTCGCTTGACGACGACCAGGCGCAGGAAACCATCTCCATCCCCCTCGAAGGCAAGAGCAGCATCGCCGATCACATGGTGATCGCCAGCGGGCGTTCGTCCCGTCAGGTGGCGTCGATGGCGCAGAAGCTGGCCGAGCGGATCAAGCAGGCGACCGGGCGTTCCGCCCGCGTCGAGGGCCTGCCCGTGGCCGATTGGGTGCTGATCGACGCCGGGGACGTGATCGTCCACCTGTTCCGGCCGGAGGTGCGCAGCTTCTACAATCTGGAACGGATGTGGGGCTTCGTCGACGCGCCGGTGGCGGGAACCGCCTGA
- a CDS encoding 23S rRNA (pseudouridine(1915)-N(3))-methyltransferase RlmH, with translation MLLHIIARGKIGRSPEAELVDRYARRLTMPFRITELPDRGGKLPPAPPGTVTVMLDEKGRQLSSIDFARRIEGWRDSGKRECRFLIGAADGFDDAERDNADLLIAFGAMTWPHMMARAMLAEQLWRACSILAGHPYHREG, from the coding sequence ATGCTCCTCCACATCATCGCGCGCGGAAAGATCGGGCGCTCGCCAGAGGCGGAACTGGTCGACCGTTATGCCAGGCGGCTGACCATGCCGTTCAGGATCACCGAACTGCCCGATCGGGGCGGCAAGCTGCCGCCGGCCCCGCCGGGCACCGTCACCGTCATGCTGGATGAAAAGGGCCGGCAGCTCAGCTCCATCGACTTCGCCCGCCGCATCGAGGGCTGGCGAGATTCCGGCAAGCGCGAATGCCGCTTCCTGATCGGCGCTGCCGACGGCTTCGACGATGCGGAGCGGGACAATGCCGACCTGCTGATCGCCTTCGGCGCGATGACATGGCCCCATATGATGGCCCGCGCCATGCTGGCCGAGCAATTGTGGCGGGCTTGCTCCATCCTGGCCGGGCACCCCTATCATCGCGAGGGGTGA
- a CDS encoding murein hydrolase activator EnvC family protein, translated as MRRTAIIAACLAGAAALAGSRLPAVDGRAVILTGAGGTSLNEEQAALKTARRQSEEARSRSERLERQAAAARSEADQARRRAAAMAARIQQAEADIQAAQARIAIVARLQRAQAARLAARQEPVVRLTAALQMMAQRPLALALVKPGSIDDAIHMRAVLGQVLPVIRERTAGLRAELERSRALRATAEQAADSLAQSQQDLKQRQAALQRLEAQKRLAAQDYRANADLESDRALALGERARDIVDLMDRLEEAGDLRDRLAALPGPVPRPARPDRARAPAPARPRSLGAPPPYRLPVVGQLVTGMGEVSEGGVRSRGLTIATRPDALAVAPTAGRIVFAGPYRGYGQIVIIDHGGGWTTLITGLLRLNAAVGDVVRQGDPLGNAGPGRPSITVELRRNGRPVDIVPLVGAG; from the coding sequence TTGAGACGGACGGCGATCATCGCGGCATGTCTTGCCGGCGCGGCGGCGCTGGCCGGATCGCGCCTGCCCGCCGTCGATGGGCGGGCGGTGATCCTGACAGGCGCCGGCGGCACCAGCCTCAATGAGGAACAGGCCGCCCTGAAGACCGCGCGCCGCCAGTCGGAGGAAGCGCGGTCGCGTTCCGAACGGCTGGAGCGGCAGGCCGCCGCCGCCCGCAGCGAAGCCGACCAGGCCCGCCGCCGCGCCGCCGCCATGGCCGCCCGCATCCAGCAGGCGGAGGCGGACATACAGGCCGCGCAGGCCCGCATCGCCATCGTCGCCCGGCTCCAGCGCGCGCAGGCCGCCCGTCTGGCCGCCAGGCAGGAGCCTGTCGTCCGCCTGACCGCGGCCTTGCAGATGATGGCGCAGCGGCCGCTGGCGCTGGCGCTGGTCAAGCCGGGATCGATCGACGACGCCATCCATATGCGCGCCGTGCTGGGGCAGGTGCTGCCGGTCATCCGGGAACGGACCGCCGGGCTGCGCGCGGAACTCGAGCGCAGCCGCGCCCTGCGCGCCACGGCCGAGCAGGCGGCGGATTCGCTCGCCCAAAGCCAGCAGGACCTGAAGCAGCGGCAGGCCGCCCTGCAAAGGCTGGAAGCGCAAAAGCGGCTCGCGGCGCAGGATTACAGGGCCAATGCCGATCTGGAAAGCGACCGCGCCCTAGCCCTTGGGGAGCGGGCGCGCGACATCGTCGACCTGATGGACAGGCTGGAGGAGGCGGGCGACCTGCGCGATCGGCTGGCCGCCCTGCCCGGTCCCGTGCCGCGCCCTGCGCGGCCCGACCGGGCGCGCGCCCCGGCGCCGGCCCGTCCGCGCAGCCTGGGCGCGCCGCCGCCCTATCGCCTGCCGGTCGTCGGCCAGTTGGTGACGGGCATGGGCGAAGTGTCGGAAGGCGGCGTCCGGTCACGGGGCCTGACCATCGCCACGCGCCCGGATGCCCTGGCGGTGGCGCCGACCGCGGGGCGCATCGTCTTTGCCGGGCCTTATCGCGGCTATGGGCAGATCGTCATCATCGACCATGGCGGCGGCTGGACGACGCTGATCACCGGGCTGCTGCGCCTCAACGCCGCCGTGGGGGACGTGGTGCGGCAGGGCGATCCCCTGGGCAATGCCGGTCCGGGGCGACCCAGCATCACGGTCGAGTTGCGGCGCAATGGCCGCCCCGTGGACATCGTGCCGCTGGTGGGCGCGGGCTGA
- a CDS encoding RsmB/NOP family class I SAM-dependent RNA methyltransferase: protein MPRPSRPQDVPGLPARRAALRLLDAVLRRGDPLELALHGAAQGLAPADRALVHAIAAETLRHLPDLDALIDGATRQPLPHDAKARMVLRIALIQVLALGTAPHAAIATALPLVDGGPRKLVHGVFGTLTRADPTLPSPPALPPETAGRWAAQWGDAMPQAAAHAYAQRPPVDVSLRDPARTAHWAEALNGRSLAPGHVRLPEGAVIPDLPGFGEGAWWVQDLAASTPARLLGAGEGRCVLDLCAAPGGKTMQLAAAGWRVTAVDQSKKRLERLSENLARTGLSAAIVQDDLRAWRPEAPADAVLLDAPCTATGIYRRHPDVLHRIGPRQIAEMAELQAELLARAAAWLKPGGTLVYATCSLEQAEGEDQVARFLDARPDFGPLPAMPAELPDGIAPTAQGWVRTLPDILAAQGGTDGFFVARLIRSTKP from the coding sequence ATGCCCCGCCCATCCCGCCCCCAGGACGTCCCCGGCCTCCCCGCCCGTCGCGCGGCGCTGCGCCTGCTCGACGCCGTGCTTCGGCGCGGCGATCCGCTCGAACTCGCGCTGCATGGCGCGGCGCAGGGGCTTGCTCCCGCCGACAGGGCGCTGGTCCATGCCATCGCGGCAGAGACGCTGCGCCACCTCCCCGATCTCGACGCGCTGATCGACGGCGCCACGCGCCAGCCGCTGCCGCACGACGCGAAGGCGCGGATGGTCCTGCGCATCGCCCTGATCCAGGTGCTGGCGCTGGGCACCGCGCCGCACGCCGCGATCGCGACAGCGCTGCCGCTGGTCGATGGCGGCCCCCGCAAGCTGGTGCATGGCGTCTTCGGCACGCTGACCCGCGCCGATCCGACGCTGCCCTCACCCCCCGCCCTGCCGCCGGAGACCGCCGGCCGATGGGCCGCGCAATGGGGCGACGCCATGCCGCAGGCCGCCGCGCACGCCTATGCCCAGCGTCCGCCGGTCGACGTCAGCCTGCGCGATCCCGCCCGGACCGCGCATTGGGCCGAGGCGCTCAACGGCCGGAGCCTTGCCCCCGGCCATGTCCGCCTGCCCGAAGGCGCCGTCATCCCGGACCTTCCCGGCTTCGGCGAAGGCGCCTGGTGGGTGCAGGATCTGGCCGCCTCCACCCCCGCGCGCCTGCTGGGCGCGGGAGAGGGGCGCTGTGTCCTTGACCTCTGCGCCGCGCCCGGCGGCAAGACGATGCAGCTTGCCGCCGCCGGCTGGCGCGTGACGGCGGTCGACCAGTCGAAGAAGCGCCTCGAACGACTGAGCGAAAACCTGGCCCGCACCGGCCTTTCCGCCGCCATCGTGCAGGACGACCTGCGCGCATGGCGACCCGAAGCTCCGGCCGACGCCGTCCTGCTGGACGCGCCCTGCACTGCGACAGGCATCTACCGCCGCCATCCCGACGTGCTCCACCGCATCGGCCCGCGCCAGATCGCGGAGATGGCCGAGCTCCAGGCCGAACTGCTGGCCCGCGCCGCGGCATGGCTGAAGCCCGGCGGGACGCTGGTCTACGCCACCTGTTCCCTCGAACAGGCGGAGGGCGAGGATCAGGTCGCCCGATTCCTGGACGCCCGGCCGGATTTCGGCCCGCTGCCCGCCATGCCCGCCGAACTGCCCGACGGCATCGCGCCCACGGCGCAAGGCTGGGTCCGCACCCTGCCCGACATCCTTGCCGCGCAGGGCGGCACGGATGGCTTTTTCGTTGCAAGGCTGATACGATCCACCAAGCCTTAA
- the rpe gene encoding ribulose-phosphate 3-epimerase, translating to MTSPILISPSILSADFARLGEEVRAIDEAGADWIHIDVMDGHFVPNITIGPGVVKALRPHTKKPFDVHLMISPVDQYLNAFAEAGADILTVHPEAGPHIHRSIQHIKSLGVQAGVVLNPGTPAKMLDYLIDDVDLILVMSVNPGFGGQSFIANQLRKIEAIRKMIEKSGRDIRLQVDGGIDFTTAPLAIEAGADVLVAGTATFRGGASAYADNIRTLRGG from the coding sequence ATGACCAGCCCGATCCTGATCTCGCCATCCATCCTGTCCGCCGATTTCGCCCGCCTGGGCGAGGAGGTCCGCGCCATCGACGAGGCCGGCGCCGACTGGATCCATATCGACGTGATGGACGGCCATTTCGTGCCCAACATCACCATCGGCCCCGGCGTGGTGAAGGCGCTGCGCCCGCACACGAAAAAGCCGTTCGACGTCCACCTGATGATCTCCCCGGTGGACCAGTATCTGAACGCCTTTGCGGAGGCGGGCGCGGACATATTGACCGTCCATCCCGAAGCCGGGCCGCATATCCACCGCTCCATCCAGCACATCAAGTCGCTGGGCGTGCAGGCCGGCGTGGTGCTCAATCCCGGCACGCCGGCGAAGATGCTGGATTACCTGATCGACGATGTCGACCTGATCCTGGTGATGAGCGTCAACCCCGGCTTCGGCGGGCAGAGCTTCATCGCCAACCAGCTTCGCAAGATCGAGGCGATCCGCAAGATGATCGAGAAGTCAGGTCGCGACATCCGCCTGCAGGTCGACGGCGGCATCGACTTCACGACCGCGCCGCTCGCCATCGAGGCGGGCGCGGACGTGCTGGTGGCGGGCACCGCGACCTTCCGGGGCGGCGCGTCCGCCTATGCCGACAATATTCGGACGCTGCGCGGCGGGTGA
- a CDS encoding heparinase II/III family protein, with product MSDRRRLPPHSAPEEAGPGPEDGIEQGKRLIRIADDKGLSLAQRIANRFYLLSWKTPIHGRRLKGKYPLKLLAVPDDEIPGNAHAGQAIRAGYFLFRGLKMPLDKLDFANPGVTAGFADYLHGFHWLRDLATVATREQAAPIAEGVMRKWLAAHADTPSEPAWRADNAGWRLLFWSAHAPLILSSSDLVYRSLVLNCIARTARHLDRGADKAPVGLPRLVAWGGIVAASMLLPGGAARKLFGEAGLKRALDSGLHGDGGIISRSPLDQLEAIMLLTMVAAVYEVRREQTPPFLTEALGRAVPALLGLTHGDGGLGNWQGAGAVDPATIEAVVRASRVRARPLRQATGWGYQRLAAGSTVVQVDAAPPPVAQLADAGCASTGAIEISDGQQRLIVNCGGAALEGAWMPRDLAQGLRTTAAHSTLVLDDSNSTALLPDGTLGKGVTEVEINRQETESGSRFDLSHDGYVRRMGYVHRRLLLMSGDGKEIRGEDMLTPAARRRRPVKLPVQLRFHLAPGVEPTPTADGMGALLRLDTGATWQFRANAGKLAIEESLWVDAEGRPHGTRQLAVISEALPGGSTVGWLLKKVS from the coding sequence GTGAGCGACCGCCGCCGCCTTCCCCCCCATTCCGCCCCCGAGGAGGCCGGACCCGGCCCGGAGGACGGGATCGAACAGGGCAAGCGGCTCATCCGCATCGCGGATGACAAGGGGCTTTCGCTGGCGCAGCGCATCGCCAATCGCTTCTACCTGCTGAGCTGGAAGACGCCGATCCACGGCCGGCGGCTGAAGGGCAAATATCCGCTCAAGCTGCTCGCCGTGCCCGATGACGAGATCCCCGGCAACGCCCATGCGGGCCAGGCGATCCGCGCCGGCTATTTCCTGTTCCGGGGCCTGAAAATGCCCCTCGACAAATTGGACTTCGCCAATCCGGGCGTGACGGCGGGCTTCGCCGATTATCTGCACGGCTTCCACTGGCTGCGCGACCTGGCGACCGTGGCGACCCGCGAACAGGCCGCGCCGATCGCCGAAGGGGTGATGCGCAAATGGCTCGCCGCCCATGCCGACACGCCCAGCGAACCGGCATGGCGCGCCGACAATGCGGGCTGGCGCCTGCTGTTCTGGTCTGCCCATGCGCCGCTGATCCTCTCGTCGAGCGACCTCGTCTATCGCTCTCTGGTGCTGAACTGCATCGCCCGCACCGCCCGCCATCTGGACCGCGGCGCGGACAAGGCGCCGGTCGGCCTGCCGCGCCTGGTCGCCTGGGGCGGGATCGTCGCGGCGTCGATGCTGCTGCCCGGCGGCGCGGCGCGCAAGCTGTTCGGTGAAGCCGGCCTCAAGCGCGCGCTCGACAGCGGCCTTCATGGCGACGGCGGCATCATCTCGCGCTCCCCGCTGGACCAGTTGGAAGCGATCATGCTGCTGACCATGGTCGCCGCCGTCTATGAGGTGCGGCGCGAACAGACGCCCCCTTTCCTGACGGAGGCCCTGGGAAGGGCGGTTCCGGCTTTGCTGGGCCTGACTCATGGCGACGGCGGGCTGGGCAACTGGCAGGGCGCGGGCGCCGTCGATCCCGCGACCATAGAGGCCGTCGTCCGCGCCAGCCGCGTCCGCGCCCGCCCGCTGCGCCAGGCCACTGGCTGGGGTTATCAGCGGCTGGCCGCCGGCAGCACGGTGGTGCAGGTGGACGCCGCGCCGCCGCCCGTCGCCCAACTGGCCGATGCGGGTTGCGCCTCCACCGGCGCGATAGAGATCAGCGACGGGCAGCAACGGCTGATCGTCAATTGCGGCGGCGCCGCGCTGGAGGGCGCGTGGATGCCCCGCGATCTGGCGCAGGGGCTGCGCACCACCGCGGCGCACAGCACGCTGGTGCTGGACGACAGCAATTCCACCGCGCTGCTGCCCGACGGCACACTGGGCAAGGGCGTGACCGAGGTGGAGATCAACCGGCAGGAAACGGAAAGCGGCAGCCGTTTCGACCTCAGCCATGACGGCTATGTGCGGCGCATGGGCTATGTCCATCGCCGCCTGTTGCTGATGAGCGGCGACGGCAAGGAAATCCGCGGCGAGGACATGCTGACTCCCGCGGCGCGACGCCGCAGGCCGGTGAAGCTGCCCGTCCAGCTCCGTTTCCACCTTGCCCCCGGCGTGGAGCCCACGCCCACTGCCGACGGCATGGGCGCGCTGCTGCGCCTCGACACGGGCGCGACCTGGCAATTCCGCGCCAATGCGGGGAAGCTGGCGATAGAGGAAAGCCTGTGGGTGGATGCCGAGGGCCGTCCCCATGGCACTAGGCAGTTGGCGGTCATCAGCGAAGCCCTGCCGGGCGGCTCCACCGTGGGATGGTTGCTGAAGAAGGTGAGCTAG
- the htpX gene encoding zinc metalloprotease HtpX gives MNGMKTAMLLSALTALFMALGYTLGGSGGAAIALLVAAGMNLFTFWNADRIVLSMHNAREVNAQSAPEFYTLVAELARRAGLPMPRVYLIDQPHPNAFATGRDPDHAAVAATTGLLSMLSRDEVAGVMAHELGHVRNRDTLIMTMVATIAGAISMLANFGLFFRGGNQENGHGNIAATLLAVIVAPFAAMIVQMAISRTREYGADRAGAEISGNPRALASALAKISGRAETIPNPVAERNPAAAQLYIVPVHVSELFSTHPATEKRIAALEEMAGGAPLPRRASALSPAVSSAAPKGRKSNALDPLRRD, from the coding sequence GTGAATGGGATGAAGACGGCGATGCTGTTGTCGGCGCTGACCGCGCTGTTCATGGCATTGGGCTATACGCTGGGCGGCAGCGGCGGCGCGGCGATCGCGTTGCTGGTCGCCGCGGGCATGAACCTGTTTACCTTCTGGAACGCCGACCGGATCGTGCTGTCGATGCACAATGCGCGGGAGGTGAATGCCCAGAGCGCGCCCGAATTCTATACCCTCGTCGCGGAGCTTGCCCGGCGCGCCGGCCTTCCCATGCCCCGCGTCTACCTGATCGACCAGCCGCATCCCAATGCCTTCGCGACCGGCCGCGACCCGGACCATGCCGCCGTCGCGGCCACCACGGGCCTGCTGTCGATGCTGAGCCGCGACGAAGTGGCGGGCGTCATGGCGCATGAGCTGGGCCATGTGCGCAATCGCGACACGCTGATCATGACGATGGTGGCGACCATTGCGGGCGCGATCTCCATGCTCGCCAATTTCGGCCTGTTCTTTCGCGGCGGCAATCAGGAAAACGGCCACGGCAATATCGCCGCGACCCTGCTGGCGGTGATCGTCGCGCCCTTCGCGGCCATGATCGTGCAGATGGCGATCAGCCGCACCCGCGAATATGGCGCCGACCGGGCCGGCGCGGAGATCAGCGGCAATCCCCGCGCCCTCGCCTCCGCCCTCGCCAAGATTTCCGGCCGGGCGGAAACGATCCCCAATCCGGTGGCGGAGCGCAATCCAGCCGCCGCGCAGCTCTACATCGTTCCGGTGCATGTGAGCGAGCTTTTCTCCACCCATCCGGCAACGGAAAAGCGCATCGCCGCGCTGGAGGAGATGGCGGGCGGCGCGCCCCTGCCGCGGCGCGCATCCGCCCTGTCCCCGGCCGTGTCCTCCGCCGCGCCCAAGGGCCGCAAATCGAACGCGCTCGATCCGCTACGCCGGGATTAG
- a CDS encoding DUF1674 domain-containing protein, translating to MGTFNGKRPAHVMPPAHLSKSPPVPQPDPIDSPSRHDEELSPVRYGDWERKGIAIDF from the coding sequence ATGGGAACCTTCAACGGCAAGCGCCCCGCGCATGTGATGCCGCCCGCGCATCTTTCCAAGAGCCCGCCGGTGCCGCAGCCCGACCCGATCGACAGTCCTTCCCGCCATGACGAGGAATTGAGCCCGGTTCGCTATGGCGACTGGGAACGCAAGGGAATCGCTATCGATTTCTGA
- a CDS encoding UTP--glucose-1-phosphate uridylyltransferase, with amino-acid sequence MSYKPIRKAVFPVAGLGTRFLPATKSVPKELLPVVDRPLIQYAVDEAREAGIEQMIFVTGRGKGAIEDYFDMAYEAEATQRERGKDLSALDGTRLLPGNAVFLRQQEPLGLGHAIWCARDIVGDEPFAILLPDEFMKGAPGRGCLKQMVEAYDKVGGNLVCALEVPMADTPSYGVIDPGRRDGALTEVRGLVEKPAPGTAPSNLILPGRYILQPEVMKILETQEKGAGGEIQLTDAMASMIGTQPFHGVTFDGRRFDCGSKAGYIEANLALALGREDLGEHIRKFALAELGVGGIAAAA; translated from the coding sequence ATGTCCTACAAACCGATTCGCAAAGCCGTTTTCCCTGTCGCGGGTCTCGGCACGCGCTTTCTGCCGGCGACCAAGTCGGTGCCCAAGGAACTGCTGCCGGTGGTGGACCGTCCGCTGATCCAATATGCGGTCGACGAAGCGCGGGAGGCGGGGATCGAGCAGATGATCTTCGTCACCGGCCGCGGCAAGGGCGCGATCGAAGATTATTTCGACATGGCCTATGAGGCCGAGGCGACGCAGCGCGAGCGGGGCAAGGATCTGTCCGCGCTGGACGGCACGCGGCTGTTGCCGGGCAATGCGGTGTTCCTGCGCCAGCAGGAGCCGCTGGGCCTGGGCCATGCCATATGGTGCGCGCGGGACATTGTGGGGGACGAACCCTTCGCCATCCTGCTGCCCGACGAATTCATGAAGGGCGCGCCGGGCCGGGGATGCCTGAAGCAGATGGTCGAGGCCTATGACAAGGTCGGCGGCAATCTGGTCTGCGCGCTGGAAGTGCCGATGGCCGACACGCCGAGCTATGGCGTGATCGATCCGGGCCGGCGCGACGGCGCTCTCACCGAGGTGAGGGGGCTGGTGGAAAAGCCCGCGCCGGGCACGGCGCCATCCAACCTGATCCTGCCGGGCCGCTACATCCTCCAGCCCGAAGTGATGAAGATCCTGGAGACCCAGGAAAAGGGCGCGGGCGGCGAGATCCAGCTCACCGACGCCATGGCGTCGATGATCGGCACCCAGCCCTTCCATGGCGTGACCTTCGACGGGCGGCGTTTCGACTGCGGATCGAAGGCGGGCTATATCGAGGCGAACCTTGCCCTGGCGCTGGGTCGCGAGGATCTGGGCGAGCATATCCGCAAGTTCGCGCTGGCCGAACTGGGCGTCGGCGGGATCGCCGCCGCAGCCTGA
- a CDS encoding TMEM165/GDT1 family protein, whose amino-acid sequence MEAFFTSTALVALAEMGDKTQLLAMLLATRFRKPAPIILGILAATLANHFLAALVGHSVAGALTQPWFRYAVAASFIAMAVWTLIPDKFDEDEPLKAPSKAGVFMTTLIAFFLVEMGDKTQVATVMLGARFDNILAVTAGTTLGMMIANVPAVLFGGALARKVPMRALQIGAALLFLTLGLWMIADLQGWIG is encoded by the coding sequence ATGGAAGCATTTTTCACCTCCACCGCCCTCGTCGCGCTCGCGGAAATGGGGGACAAGACGCAATTGCTGGCGATGCTGCTTGCCACCCGCTTCCGCAAGCCGGCGCCGATCATCCTCGGCATATTGGCCGCGACGCTCGCCAACCATTTCCTCGCCGCGCTTGTCGGCCATTCGGTCGCGGGCGCGCTGACCCAGCCCTGGTTCCGCTACGCCGTCGCCGCCAGCTTCATCGCCATGGCCGTCTGGACGCTGATCCCCGACAAGTTCGACGAGGACGAACCGCTCAAGGCGCCGTCGAAGGCGGGCGTGTTCATGACCACCCTGATCGCCTTCTTCCTGGTGGAGATGGGCGACAAGACGCAGGTGGCGACCGTGATGCTGGGCGCCCGCTTCGACAATATCCTCGCGGTCACGGCAGGCACGACGCTGGGCATGATGATCGCCAATGTGCCTGCCGTGCTGTTCGGCGGCGCGCTGGCGCGGAAGGTGCCGATGCGCGCCCTTCAGATCGGGGCGGCCCTGCTGTTCCTGACCCTCGGCCTGTGGATGATTGCTGATTTGCAGGGCTGGATAGGGTAA
- a CDS encoding complex I NDUFA9 subunit family protein, translated as MKDSLVTVFGGGGFLGRQVAQALMARGARVRVAQRDLATALRVKPLGALGQTQFVAADIRKPESVARAIVGSDIVINLVGVLSGDFEGSHHDGAANVAKAAAAAGVRALVHISAIGADAQSPSAYGRSKAAGEEAVKAAFPTATIIRPSIVFGPEDQFLNRFAEIIRLAPVVPVIGANTRFQPVYVADVAQAIANAAENPGLHGGKTYELGGPQTYSMLELNAWIAKAIGRERSLCPVPASIASLIALLPGGPITRDQLAMLGRDNVAAPGAKGLADLGVAPTPMPAVAEKWLVRYRKHGRFAGRVQA; from the coding sequence ATGAAGGACAGTCTGGTTACGGTGTTCGGCGGCGGCGGCTTTCTGGGCAGGCAGGTTGCGCAAGCGCTGATGGCGCGCGGCGCGCGCGTGCGCGTGGCCCAGCGCGACCTGGCGACCGCCCTGCGCGTGAAGCCGCTGGGCGCGCTCGGCCAGACCCAGTTCGTCGCCGCCGACATCCGCAAGCCAGAAAGCGTCGCCCGCGCCATTGTCGGCAGCGACATCGTCATCAATCTGGTCGGCGTGCTCTCCGGCGATTTCGAAGGGTCGCACCATGACGGCGCGGCCAATGTCGCGAAGGCGGCGGCGGCAGCGGGCGTCAGGGCGCTGGTCCACATCTCCGCCATCGGCGCCGACGCGCAAAGCCCGTCCGCCTATGGCCGGTCGAAGGCGGCGGGCGAGGAAGCGGTCAAGGCCGCTTTCCCAACCGCCACCATTATCCGCCCGTCGATCGTCTTCGGACCGGAGGACCAGTTCCTCAACCGATTCGCCGAAATCATCCGCCTTGCCCCGGTGGTGCCGGTGATCGGCGCGAACACCAGATTCCAGCCCGTCTATGTCGCCGACGTGGCGCAGGCCATCGCCAACGCGGCCGAAAATCCCGGCCTGCACGGCGGCAAGACCTATGAACTGGGCGGGCCGCAAACCTATTCGATGCTGGAACTCAACGCCTGGATCGCCAAGGCCATCGGCCGGGAACGCAGCCTGTGCCCGGTTCCCGCCTCCATCGCCTCGCTGATCGCCCTGCTGCCGGGCGGGCCGATCACGCGGGACCAGTTGGCCATGCTGGGCAGGGACAATGTCGCCGCCCCCGGCGCGAAGGGTCTGGCGGACCTTGGCGTCGCGCCCACGCCCATGCCCGCGGTCGCGGAAAAATGGCTGGTCCGCTACCGCAAGCACGGCCGCTTCGCAGGGCGGGTCCAAGCCTGA
- a CDS encoding undecaprenyl-diphosphate phosphatase, with translation MDLHYLTVILLGIVEGLTEFLPVSSTGHLILASELLGYDASTWAMFNVVIQLGAILAVVVLYWRTFWAVGMGLLRREPTSWRFLRNLLVAVIPAAVIGLALHNYIEELLGAPRVVAWALIAGGIAILGIERMVKENRFHGIADIPFVRVVGIGFIQCLAMIPGISRSGATIMGALTLGVERRTAAEFSFFLAIPTMLGATTLELLKNGDKLTSATVGWGSIVLGFIVSFIVALLVIRWFVGLVSRHGFAPFAWYRIVAGIAALAWLSLR, from the coding sequence ATGGACCTGCATTATCTGACAGTCATCCTGCTCGGCATCGTCGAGGGGCTGACCGAATTCCTGCCCGTATCCTCGACCGGCCACCTGATCCTGGCCAGCGAATTGCTGGGCTATGACGCATCCACCTGGGCGATGTTCAACGTCGTCATCCAGTTGGGCGCGATCCTGGCGGTGGTGGTGCTCTACTGGCGGACCTTCTGGGCGGTCGGCATGGGCCTGCTGCGCCGGGAACCGACAAGCTGGCGCTTCCTGCGCAACCTGCTGGTCGCCGTCATCCCGGCGGCGGTGATCGGCCTGGCGCTCCACAATTATATCGAGGAATTGCTGGGCGCGCCAAGGGTTGTCGCCTGGGCGCTAATCGCGGGCGGCATCGCGATCCTGGGGATCGAGCGGATGGTGAAGGAAAACCGCTTCCACGGTATCGCCGACATTCCCTTCGTCCGGGTGGTCGGCATCGGCTTCATCCAGTGCCTCGCCATGATCCCCGGCATCAGCCGGTCGGGCGCGACCATCATGGGCGCGCTGACCCTGGGCGTGGAGCGGCGCACGGCGGCGGAATTCAGCTTCTTCCTAGCCATCCCGACCATGTTGGGGGCAACCACGCTGGAACTGCTGAAAAACGGCGACAAGCTGACTTCCGCCACGGTCGGCTGGGGCAGCATCGTGCTGGGCTTCATCGTCTCCTTCATCGTCGCGCTGCTGGTGATCAGATGGTTTGTGGGGCTGGTGTCGCGCCATGGCTTCGCGCCCTTCGCCTGGTATCGAATCGTCGCGGGAATCGCGGCATTGGCATGGCTTTCCCTCAGGTAA